The Chitinophagales bacterium genomic sequence GGTTCTGGGCGTGTGCATTTTTTTCATTGCCTTCAATGCAATCGATCAGTATAGAACCACGAGACACTGCAACAGAACAAATATCAGAACTGCTTTCAATATGCAGTATAATTGGTCCGGTCATTTATACAATTATTTTTGATCAGCACTAACACTCAATATTTGCTGATAATCTGAATTGTTTTCCAATACCTCTACTGCTTTATTAACATATTTGTCGGTATCGAAAGAAGCGATCAAACGCCCGGCTGAAAGGTAATACCTACTCGCTATTTCTTCTTCTAAAAGGGCTTTAATCTGAGTTTTATGCTTTCTTAGATCCTTGTTTTTATCATGCTTAATTTTTGACATTAAACTGTCCAATTCTGCCTCTATAGCATCAAAATACATTTCATCTTTACTGGCTTCTTTCAGATCTGAAAGCAATTCTTCACTCTCAGTCGTATAATCGTATTCTTTGTCCTGTAGATATTCAATAAATTGTTGGTATTCTTCATCGCTGAGCTTAAATGTTTTAGCTGGGGGAATTTGATCGTGATTTACCCTATAAATAGTTGCGTATTTAAAAATCAGATTTTTTCTAATCAGGGAAATAGCAATATTGCTCATCATCGGATTTTTAACATCAATGTCCGGTGAAATACCACCACCGTCATAAACGGTACGACCTATAGATGTTTTAAAAGCAGTTTGCAATGAATCAGGAATTTTGGCTACGCTGCCATCTTCATTTTTTTCAGCATAATTAATGGCCTGAATACAGCGGCCACTTGGAATATAATATTTGGCTGTGGTAACTTTAAGTTTGGTGTTGTAGCTTAATGATCGTGTAGTTTGTACCAAACCTTTACCGAATGAACGCTCACCGAGCACTACACCCCGGTCTAAATCCTGTATAGAGCCGGAAACGATTTCAGAAGCGGAAGCAGATTCACTGTTGATTAAAACAGCTATAGGTATTTCAGTGTCTTCAGCAGGATTCACTGTTTTAAAGGTTTTATCCCACTCGCTCACTTTTCCTTTGGTAGAAACAATTTCCTGTCCTTTCTCTATAAATACATTGGAAACATTTACAGCTTCATTCAACAAACCGCCCGGGTTTCCTCGCAAATCAAGAACTACACCTTTCA encodes the following:
- a CDS encoding S41 family peptidase, translated to MHTNKMKWFLIPLIAVVSLFAISSSSNTSYFEISKNLDIYASLYKELNTYYVDDLEPSKLIQTSIHSMLKSLDPYTNFISEADMEGYKLQTTGKYGGVGALIRVIDDYVVISEPYEGYAADKYGLQAGDKIVEVEGNSTKGKNSEEISKLLKGQAGTKVSLTVSRLQKDGKDKLIEVEIEREEIKIKNVSYHGMINDHIGFIRLSNFTQKAGQEVRDALKNLKENNDLKGVVLDLRGNPGGLLNEAVNVSNVFIEKGQEIVSTKGKVSEWDKTFKTVNPAEDTEIPIAVLINSESASASEIVSGSIQDLDRGVVLGERSFGKGLVQTTRSLSYNTKLKVTTAKYYIPSGRCIQAINYAEKNEDGSVAKIPDSLQTAFKTSIGRTVYDGGGISPDIDVKNPMMSNIAISLIRKNLIFKYATIYRVNHDQIPPAKTFKLSDEEYQQFIEYLQDKEYDYTTESEELLSDLKEASKDEMYFDAIEAELDSLMSKIKHDKNKDLRKHKTQIKALLEEEIASRYYLSAGRLIASFDTDKYVNKAVEVLENNSDYQQILSVSADQK